A DNA window from Caulobacter mirabilis contains the following coding sequences:
- a CDS encoding helix-turn-helix domain-containing protein — protein MLTAAQIKAARALVDWNQPQLAEASGLSMPTIRRMEGPLGPGRSTAANVEAVQRALEAAGVVFLDAGEAKMGGPGVRLKS, from the coding sequence ATGCTGACGGCGGCTCAGATCAAAGCGGCACGCGCGTTGGTCGATTGGAACCAGCCACAGCTAGCGGAAGCCTCGGGGCTTTCGATGCCCACCATTCGACGCATGGAAGGACCGCTCGGCCCCGGCCGCAGCACGGCAGCCAATGTCGAAGCCGTACAGCGCGCATTGGAAGCAGCCGGCGTAGTCTTCTTGGATGCTGGGGAAGCGAAGATGGGTGGCCCGGGTGTTCGCCTGAAATCGTAG
- a CDS encoding restriction endonuclease, which produces MEQPLEIPVFIGRNREWEWLAERAHRGPSRPIIVHGPPGIGKSALLHYFAASVRSYPRPWVWTLPDDPTEARLFVQAGLAELRAEKEPPRIIGIDNADAFAPATILEMTKQIQNLKRIEAVVFTRREPLERELARDQLALGPLTMEEGREFVRHGLHIDFPADELPQVLAAANGNPSALALLHHLTQGKSYDEIKQLIRGRLYGMDEGLIVPDKQLIVAAKPRIITANEILIEKLRKEPAGLYDLDPRKFEELIADLMEDMGYEVELTPRSNDGGKDILASRDTEHGKMLCLVEAKRYSIDNPIEVGLVRQLYGTLCDFNASSAMLVTTSRFTRGAAEFQQRNQYRLALKDYGNVVQWLSGYRKGRRRK; this is translated from the coding sequence TTGGAGCAGCCGCTAGAAATTCCTGTTTTTATTGGGCGCAACAGAGAATGGGAATGGTTAGCGGAGCGAGCACATCGCGGGCCGAGCAGGCCCATCATTGTCCATGGTCCCCCTGGCATCGGCAAGTCGGCGCTTCTCCACTACTTCGCGGCGTCAGTTCGCAGCTATCCGCGTCCTTGGGTTTGGACGCTGCCGGATGATCCGACTGAAGCAAGGCTCTTCGTTCAAGCGGGCTTGGCAGAGCTGAGAGCAGAAAAAGAGCCCCCGAGGATCATCGGGATCGACAACGCCGACGCCTTCGCTCCAGCGACTATCCTTGAGATGACGAAGCAGATTCAGAATCTGAAGCGCATCGAGGCCGTGGTCTTCACGAGACGCGAGCCTCTAGAGCGTGAGCTCGCTCGTGACCAACTTGCACTTGGCCCGCTTACTATGGAGGAGGGGCGCGAGTTTGTGCGCCATGGCCTTCACATCGATTTTCCTGCCGACGAACTGCCACAGGTGCTGGCGGCCGCCAACGGCAATCCTAGTGCGCTTGCCCTTCTTCATCACCTCACACAAGGCAAGAGCTACGACGAGATCAAGCAGCTCATTCGAGGCCGTCTTTACGGGATGGACGAGGGGCTAATCGTCCCGGACAAGCAACTCATCGTCGCGGCAAAGCCGCGCATCATTACGGCGAATGAAATCCTCATCGAGAAACTGCGTAAAGAGCCCGCCGGCCTTTACGATCTCGACCCGCGCAAGTTCGAGGAACTGATCGCTGACCTGATGGAGGACATGGGTTATGAGGTCGAGTTGACGCCTCGATCCAACGATGGCGGCAAAGATATTCTGGCCTCTCGGGATACCGAGCACGGAAAGATGCTTTGTCTAGTTGAAGCCAAGCGCTACAGCATCGACAATCCAATTGAAGTTGGTCTGGTCCGCCAACTCTACGGCACGCTCTGCGACTTCAACGCGTCGAGCGCAATGCTCGTCACAACGTCACGGTTCACTCGCGGGGCAGCTGAGTTCCAGCAACGGAATCAGTACCGCTTGGCTCTCAAAGACTATGGCAATGTGGTTCAGTGGTTGAGCGGCTATCGCAAGGGGCGAAGACGAAAGTGA
- a CDS encoding SIR2 family protein — translation MIDPVTSLAFSMVENRGVFALLLGSGVSRAAGIPTGWEVILELTRRVAAAELGSPPDDPADWYREAIGGEPDYGVLLDKLTTSPDERRAILHRFIEPTTDELAQGLKTPTRAHRAIARLVRDGFVRVIVTTNFDRLTENALREEGVEPTVVSTEDGVLGMTPLIHTRCLVVKVHGDYLDTRIRNTNAELATYPSSLNTLLDRIWDEHGLVTCGWSGEWDVALRDAISRAPSRRYATVWASRAEPIGLSADLLNQRGGRWAKIADADSFFEELQRKVEIQARLSRPHPLSLDLLAATAKRYLANPEQRVSLGELVNEEARRAYARIDSADISGQTQQLPDKAAEFQRRIESFEAAAEPLVRVFWAMGRWGDDTESGLARDLMVEWTTHSSASGLVLWNALRSYPAVLLWYAYGLGLVRAGRFARLYTWLTQTFRNKYDDKELPAIRHLFLQEWEGSREGAWAKVGNLEGHDIFSDYLRQRFGVSLAQEFMSIVEFDRIFERFELLAAVAHAGATYSKVDLAAKADQLMHTPTGRLSRDGIGAPEALSSLTRTDLAEQVVRGGFAGGDPEFYNLILTALRRETGWPRFR, via the coding sequence ATGATCGACCCAGTTACCTCACTTGCATTCTCCATGGTGGAGAACAGAGGTGTGTTCGCGCTGCTACTCGGCAGCGGAGTGTCACGCGCCGCTGGCATCCCCACTGGCTGGGAGGTGATCCTTGAGCTCACTCGCAGGGTGGCGGCGGCAGAACTGGGATCGCCGCCGGACGATCCGGCGGATTGGTACCGCGAAGCCATTGGCGGTGAACCTGACTATGGCGTCCTGTTGGACAAGTTGACCACGTCGCCCGACGAGCGGCGGGCAATCCTGCATCGGTTCATCGAGCCCACAACGGATGAACTTGCTCAAGGGTTGAAGACGCCGACTAGGGCGCACCGTGCAATAGCCCGCCTAGTCCGAGATGGCTTCGTCCGGGTGATCGTCACCACGAACTTCGACCGTCTGACCGAGAATGCGCTGCGCGAAGAGGGAGTGGAGCCAACCGTCGTAAGCACCGAGGACGGCGTTCTTGGCATGACTCCGTTGATTCACACTCGGTGCCTCGTCGTGAAGGTCCACGGTGACTACCTCGACACTCGCATTCGTAACACCAACGCAGAACTCGCTACGTATCCGAGCTCATTGAACACGCTGCTTGATCGTATCTGGGACGAGCATGGTCTGGTGACTTGCGGATGGTCCGGCGAGTGGGACGTGGCACTTCGAGACGCCATCAGTCGTGCGCCAAGCCGCCGTTACGCCACGGTTTGGGCCAGCCGCGCGGAACCAATAGGGCTGTCAGCCGATCTGCTCAACCAGCGCGGGGGGCGCTGGGCGAAGATTGCTGATGCGGACAGCTTTTTCGAAGAGCTTCAGCGAAAGGTCGAGATACAGGCACGTCTGTCACGTCCCCATCCGCTCAGCCTTGATCTGTTAGCAGCGACGGCCAAGCGGTACCTCGCCAATCCGGAACAGCGCGTTAGCCTCGGTGAACTAGTGAATGAAGAGGCTCGCCGCGCCTATGCCAGGATCGATTCTGCCGACATCTCCGGCCAGACCCAACAATTGCCGGACAAAGCCGCAGAGTTTCAGCGACGTATCGAGAGTTTTGAGGCGGCCGCCGAACCGCTTGTCCGTGTCTTCTGGGCAATGGGTCGTTGGGGCGATGACACCGAGAGCGGACTTGCTCGCGACCTCATGGTCGAGTGGACGACGCACTCCTCCGCCAGCGGCCTCGTCCTCTGGAACGCGTTGAGAAGCTATCCCGCCGTGCTGCTCTGGTACGCCTACGGCCTTGGCCTGGTGCGAGCGGGGCGCTTTGCGCGCCTCTATACTTGGCTGACACAGACATTTCGCAACAAGTACGACGACAAGGAGCTTCCTGCGATCAGACACCTCTTCCTTCAGGAGTGGGAGGGATCTCGGGAAGGCGCTTGGGCCAAGGTTGGCAACCTCGAAGGCCACGACATTTTCAGCGACTATCTTCGCCAGCGTTTCGGGGTGAGTTTGGCGCAGGAGTTCATGTCGATTGTCGAATTCGACCGCATTTTTGAACGGTTCGAATTGCTAGCCGCAGTCGCTCACGCCGGCGCGACTTACAGCAAGGTCGACCTCGCGGCGAAGGCCGATCAACTTATGCATACGCCGACTGGTCGGCTCAGTCGTGATGGAATTGGAGCCCCGGAAGCGCTCAGCTCGCTGACACGGACCGACCTTGCTGAGCAGGTGGTGCGTGGCGGCTTCGCTGGCGGAGACCCAGAATTCTACAACCTGATCCTAACTGCACTGCGCCGCGAAACCGGCTGGCCACGCTTCCGATGA
- a CDS encoding DUF4238 domain-containing protein — protein sequence MADNKNQHFVPRCHFRPFTRDGGGKQIQVVNLDRRRAISDVPVRSQCSGDYFYGDDPQLEAAIQMVEQGYAASVRHLLAGGEIRRLDQSVLRRFILLQFCRTEAASRRAAAMTHAMTDIPGVELEGRPVTDREAIRIAVKAAMHEYAGLMRIVDDLKVCMVRNNTQIPFITSDDPAILTNRWYLQSRRTQGLAFGARHAGTLFLMPLSPQVHAVLYDGDIYTVAHRGGWIDVHAPMDVAALNEHQILNSFANLYFQDWESRSAVLSAMEDVIPRRPASRQEVYYAVKDRTTDWGTRYAVKPHAELEIGEETLVHIIGVRPRPAAWPSFLQYRRDGKAYYNGTRAGYTRRHCIEAGFVTGHGYRKVRL from the coding sequence TTGGCTGATAACAAGAACCAGCATTTCGTTCCGCGCTGCCACTTCCGTCCGTTCACTCGAGACGGCGGCGGCAAGCAGATTCAGGTCGTTAACCTCGATCGTCGTCGGGCAATCAGCGACGTCCCTGTCCGATCGCAGTGCTCTGGCGACTACTTCTACGGCGATGACCCGCAACTCGAAGCGGCGATCCAAATGGTCGAGCAGGGCTACGCCGCCAGCGTTCGACACCTCCTCGCCGGCGGTGAAATTCGCCGACTTGATCAGTCAGTTCTGCGACGGTTCATTCTCTTGCAATTCTGCCGCACAGAGGCCGCCTCGCGCCGCGCCGCAGCCATGACGCACGCGATGACTGATATCCCCGGCGTCGAGCTTGAAGGCCGGCCGGTCACTGATCGGGAGGCGATCCGCATCGCCGTCAAAGCCGCAATGCACGAGTACGCGGGCCTTATGCGAATAGTCGACGACTTGAAGGTGTGCATGGTCCGCAACAATACCCAGATCCCCTTCATCACCTCGGACGACCCGGCTATCCTAACAAACCGCTGGTACCTCCAGAGCCGACGTACCCAGGGCCTTGCCTTTGGAGCTCGGCACGCGGGGACGCTCTTCTTGATGCCCCTGTCCCCCCAGGTCCACGCCGTGCTCTATGACGGCGACATCTACACCGTCGCTCATCGCGGCGGCTGGATCGATGTCCACGCTCCCATGGATGTCGCAGCGCTCAACGAACATCAGATCCTAAACAGCTTCGCTAACCTGTACTTTCAGGATTGGGAAAGCAGGAGCGCGGTGCTGTCAGCGATGGAGGACGTCATCCCTCGACGCCCCGCGAGCCGCCAGGAAGTCTACTACGCCGTCAAGGATCGAACGACCGATTGGGGTACGCGCTACGCGGTGAAACCTCATGCCGAACTTGAGATTGGCGAAGAAACCCTCGTACACATCATCGGCGTTCGTCCGCGACCGGCAGCTTGGCCTTCGTTTCTGCAGTACCGTCGCGACGGCAAAGCCTACTACAACGGTACGCGTGCGGGCTACACACGCCGTCACTGCATTGAAGCCGGTTTCGTCACAGGGCACGGCTATCGAAAGGTTCGCCTCTGA